From Campylobacter concisus, a single genomic window includes:
- a CDS encoding hydantoin racemase, translating to MQTLDILAICMIVTSLAVFGLRSLKLSIIAYAIETLLLVSIFFLLTEKFNAEQLKTWAIVAFFTKVLLVPGILFWLIKKLGVVSEDEPVGGFFVSPVIAMGFSLALSMSIHPIFLKFSLIKEEIMLIAAGTVFMMGIFGFMLRNSFIKQILAYCLFENGIHLSLALMAYNSHELVELGILTDAIFAVIIMSILAIRFYKAYDSLDTSKASNLRG from the coding sequence ATTTGCATGATCGTAACTTCGCTTGCGGTTTTTGGTCTTAGAAGCTTAAAACTCTCAATCATCGCTTATGCGATTGAGACACTACTTTTAGTTAGCATATTTTTCTTGCTAACTGAGAAATTTAACGCCGAGCAGCTCAAAACTTGGGCGATCGTTGCATTTTTTACCAAAGTTTTGCTTGTGCCAGGAATTTTATTCTGGCTTATCAAAAAACTTGGCGTAGTTAGCGAAGATGAACCAGTTGGTGGATTTTTTGTAAGCCCTGTCATTGCTATGGGATTTTCTCTAGCTCTTTCAATGAGTATCCACCCTATATTTTTAAAATTCTCTCTTATTAAAGAAGAGATCATGCTAATCGCAGCTGGAACGGTCTTTATGATGGGAATTTTTGGCTTCATGCTAAGAAACTCATTTATAAAACAAATTCTAGCTTACTGCTTGTTTGAAAACGGTATCCACCTAAGCCTTGCTCTAATGGCTTATAACTCACATGAGTTAGTTGAGCTTGGAATTTTAACAGATGCGATATTTGCCGTTATCATCATGAGCATTCTAGCGATTAGATTTTATAAAGCTTATGATAGCTTAGATACTTCTAAAGCTTCAAATTTAAGGGGTTAG